Proteins encoded within one genomic window of Sphaerotilus montanus:
- a CDS encoding pyridoxamine 5'-phosphate oxidase family protein: MGSDRSGDELWAQGTALWAELVRAAGTRGHPWRQPVLATSCPVRGAQARTVVLRDVDPAARVLIVYTDTRTPKVAQLAHDPRAQIVCWSAVLGWQLRLGCVVTSESDGLDVTSRWAMLRHTRAAQDYLSPLAPGSVLSAPGDATESAPGAVRGTFTLLRAQVLEMDWLSLDPDGHRRAVFDYRDAAPSARWLVP, encoded by the coding sequence ATGGGCAGCGACCGATCCGGCGATGAACTGTGGGCACAGGGCACGGCGCTCTGGGCGGAGCTGGTGCGGGCGGCCGGCACACGGGGACACCCCTGGCGGCAGCCGGTGCTGGCGACCAGCTGCCCCGTGCGCGGGGCACAGGCGCGCACGGTGGTGCTGCGCGACGTCGATCCCGCCGCCCGCGTGCTGATCGTCTACACCGACACCCGCACGCCCAAGGTCGCGCAGCTGGCCCACGATCCACGGGCCCAGATCGTGTGCTGGTCGGCGGTGCTGGGCTGGCAGCTGCGGCTCGGCTGCGTGGTCACCAGCGAGTCCGACGGGCTGGATGTCACCTCCCGCTGGGCGATGCTGCGCCACACCCGCGCCGCGCAGGACTACCTCTCGCCGCTGGCGCCGGGCAGCGTGCTGTCTGCGCCCGGTGACGCCACCGAGTCGGCGCCGGGCGCGGTGCGCGGCACCTTCACGCTGTTGCGGGCGCAGGTGCTGGAGATGGACTGGCTCTCGCTCGATCCGGACGGCCACCGCCGCGCCGTGTTCGATTACCGCGACGCTGCGCCATCCGCCCGCTGGTTGGTACCGTGA
- a CDS encoding DegT/DnrJ/EryC1/StrS family aminotransferase, with protein sequence MHFIDLQAQYATLKTDIDAAIHRVLDHGQYIMGPEVKQLETALAERVGAKHCVTVSSGTEALLIALMALDLQPGDEVITTPFTFAATAEVIALLGAKPVFVDIEPDTCNLDPTLVEAAITPKTRAIMPVSLYGQVADMAEINAIAARHRLPVIEDAAQSFGATYRGNHSGHLSTIGCTSFFPSKPLGCYGDGGALFTDDDALAQAAREIRVHGQSARYTHTRVGLGGRMDTLQCAVVLAKLPRFDWELQRRRELGARYHQLLAPLAERHPGFGLLTVRPDRDSVWGQYTVFVPARAKVQAALQAAGIPTAVHYPKPLHHQAAYAAFCCPDCCPHSVAAAARVMSLPMSPDLSEADQDRVVAALADALAGLSTGT encoded by the coding sequence ATGCACTTCATCGACCTCCAGGCCCAATACGCCACCCTCAAGACCGACATCGACGCCGCGATCCACCGCGTGCTCGACCACGGCCAGTACATCATGGGCCCCGAGGTCAAGCAGCTCGAAACCGCGCTGGCCGAGCGGGTCGGCGCGAAGCACTGCGTCACCGTCTCCAGCGGCACCGAAGCGCTGCTGATCGCGCTGATGGCCCTCGACCTGCAACCCGGTGACGAGGTGATCACGACGCCGTTCACCTTCGCGGCCACCGCCGAGGTGATCGCGCTGCTGGGGGCCAAACCCGTGTTCGTGGACATCGAGCCCGACACCTGCAACCTCGACCCGACGCTCGTCGAAGCAGCGATCACGCCGAAGACACGGGCCATCATGCCGGTGAGCCTGTACGGCCAGGTCGCCGACATGGCCGAGATCAACGCCATCGCCGCCCGCCACCGCCTGCCGGTGATCGAGGACGCCGCGCAGAGCTTCGGCGCCACCTACCGCGGCAACCACAGCGGGCACCTGTCCACCATCGGCTGCACCAGCTTCTTCCCGAGCAAGCCACTGGGCTGCTACGGCGACGGCGGCGCCCTTTTCACCGACGACGACGCGCTGGCACAGGCGGCCCGCGAGATCCGCGTCCACGGCCAGAGTGCCCGCTACACCCACACCCGCGTCGGCCTCGGCGGGCGGATGGACACGCTCCAATGCGCGGTCGTGCTGGCCAAGCTGCCGCGCTTCGACTGGGAGCTGCAACGCCGCCGAGAACTGGGCGCGCGCTACCACCAGCTGCTCGCGCCGCTGGCCGAACGTCACCCCGGCTTCGGCCTGCTCACCGTGCGGCCGGACCGCGACAGCGTCTGGGGCCAGTACACCGTGTTCGTGCCGGCGCGGGCCAAGGTGCAGGCCGCGCTGCAGGCCGCGGGCATCCCGACCGCCGTGCATTACCCGAAGCCGCTGCACCACCAGGCCGCCTACGCCGCGTTCTGCTGCCCCGACTGCTGTCCGCACAGCGTGGCCGCCGCCGCCCGCGTGATGAGCCTGCCGATGAGCCCGGACCTGTCGGAAGCAGACCAGGACCGCGTGGTCGCCGCGCTGGCCGACGCGCTCGCCGGCTTGTCCACCGGCACCTGA
- a CDS encoding M61 family metallopeptidase, with amino-acid sequence MLRYHLEIDDLHSHHFRVTLTLPHPAPAQRLSLPVWIPGSYLVREFSRHLSAIEARQGRRTVALTQLDKHTWQADCTGRAALTVRWRVYAFDNSVRCAWLDTQRGFFNGTGVFLCAEGREADEHRVTLGPLPTGWDVATGLPEVAPREYAAPDYDALIDHPFELGSFWRGSFTACGVEHAFVVAGALPSFDGERLLADTRRICEAQIRFWHGDGPAPFDRYVFLLNAVDDGYGGLEHRNSTALICNRRDLPRRSEPGLNDGYVTLLGLISHEYFHTWNVKRLKPREFSPYDLRGEHYTALLWFFEGFTSYYDDLFLVRTGLIDQTRYLRLVNKTVNLVLGTPGRRVQSVAQSSFDTWVKYYRPDENSANATVSYYTKGALVAQALDLTLREEGKGTLDAVMRGLWARSGGGPIGEDDIAAVLAEVGGRSFAAELAAWVHGTEDVPTQALLAAHGADWQRERPLFAQRLGARLSESAQGLKVLAVQHGGAAEQAGLAAGDELLALGDWRVVKPEDLALYGAFEQPQPLLVSRDRRLLRLTLPASSAEGAVALSWQARPAARVKRLRAAWLGETG; translated from the coding sequence ATGCTCCGTTACCACCTGGAGATCGACGATCTCCACAGCCACCATTTCCGCGTCACGCTGACGCTGCCGCACCCGGCGCCGGCGCAGCGCCTGTCGCTGCCGGTGTGGATTCCCGGCAGCTACCTGGTGCGCGAGTTCTCGCGCCACCTCTCGGCGATCGAGGCGCGCCAGGGCCGCCGCACGGTCGCGCTGACGCAGCTCGACAAGCACACCTGGCAGGCCGACTGCACCGGCCGCGCCGCGCTCACGGTGCGCTGGCGCGTCTACGCCTTCGACAACTCGGTGCGCTGCGCCTGGCTCGACACGCAGCGGGGCTTCTTCAACGGCACCGGTGTCTTTCTCTGCGCCGAGGGCCGCGAGGCCGACGAGCACCGCGTCACCCTCGGTCCGCTGCCGACGGGCTGGGACGTCGCCACCGGCCTGCCCGAGGTCGCGCCGCGTGAATACGCTGCGCCCGACTACGACGCGCTGATCGACCATCCCTTCGAACTCGGCAGCTTCTGGCGCGGCAGCTTCACCGCGTGCGGCGTCGAACACGCGTTCGTCGTCGCTGGCGCGCTGCCGAGCTTCGACGGCGAGCGGCTGCTGGCCGACACGCGCCGCATCTGCGAGGCCCAGATCCGCTTCTGGCATGGCGACGGCCCGGCGCCGTTCGACCGCTACGTCTTTCTGCTCAACGCAGTCGACGATGGCTACGGCGGCCTGGAGCACCGCAACAGCACCGCGCTGATCTGCAACCGCCGCGACCTGCCGCGCCGCAGCGAGCCGGGCCTGAACGACGGCTACGTGACGCTGCTCGGCCTGATCAGCCACGAGTACTTCCACACCTGGAACGTCAAGCGCCTGAAGCCGCGCGAGTTCTCTCCGTACGACCTGCGCGGCGAGCACTACACCGCGCTGCTCTGGTTCTTCGAGGGCTTCACCAGCTACTACGACGACCTGTTCCTCGTGCGCACCGGGCTGATCGACCAGACGCGTTACCTGCGGCTGGTCAACAAGACGGTCAACCTGGTGCTCGGCACGCCCGGCCGCCGGGTGCAGAGCGTGGCGCAGTCCAGCTTCGACACCTGGGTCAAGTACTACCGCCCGGACGAGAACAGCGCCAACGCCACCGTCAGTTACTACACCAAGGGCGCGCTGGTGGCGCAGGCCCTGGACCTGACGCTGCGCGAGGAAGGCAAGGGCACGCTCGACGCCGTGATGCGCGGCCTCTGGGCGCGCAGCGGCGGCGGCCCCATCGGCGAGGACGACATCGCCGCGGTGCTGGCCGAGGTGGGCGGGCGCTCGTTCGCGGCGGAGCTGGCGGCCTGGGTCCACGGGACGGAGGACGTACCGACACAAGCCTTGCTCGCCGCCCACGGCGCGGACTGGCAGCGCGAGCGGCCGCTGTTCGCGCAGCGCCTTGGTGCCCGCCTGAGCGAGTCGGCCCAGGGGCTGAAGGTGCTGGCGGTGCAGCACGGCGGGGCCGCGGAGCAGGCCGGGCTGGCGGCAGGCGACGAACTGCTGGCGCTCGGCGACTGGCGGGTGGTCAAGCCGGAGGATCTGGCGCTCTACGGTGCCTTCGAGCAGCCGCAGCCGCTGCTCGTCAGCCGCGACCGGCGCCTGCTGCGGCTGACGCTGCCGGCATCGAGCGCCGAGGGGGCCGTGGCGTTGAGCTGGCAGGCGCGCCCTGCGGCGCGGGTGAAGCGGCTGCGTGCGGCCTGGCTGGGCGAGACGGGTTGA
- a CDS encoding DUF4148 domain-containing protein — protein MNKFTFSALLVASTLSFNALADDVVPTFKHESTGAAKTRAEVMAELQQARQTGKNFVWTDTNLPVAPVAATPRTRAEVLAELRQAQADGSYALLHSDSPIAPGNVLQQHRASSQVAGKPAQGDAH, from the coding sequence ATGAACAAGTTCACTTTCTCGGCACTGCTCGTCGCCTCGACCCTGTCCTTCAACGCCCTGGCCGATGACGTGGTCCCCACGTTCAAGCATGAAAGCACCGGCGCCGCCAAGACCCGCGCCGAGGTCATGGCCGAACTGCAGCAAGCCCGCCAGACCGGCAAGAATTTCGTCTGGACCGACACCAACCTGCCCGTCGCCCCGGTCGCCGCCACCCCGCGCACCCGTGCCGAAGTGCTGGCCGAACTGCGCCAGGCCCAGGCCGACGGCAGCTACGCCCTGCTGCACTCGGATTCGCCGATCGCCCCGGGCAATGTCCTGCAGCAGCACCGCGCCAGCAGCCAGGTCGCCGGCAAGCCGGCCCAGGGTGACGCCCACTGA
- a CDS encoding Gfo/Idh/MocA family protein, whose protein sequence is MTVAHPITDRKIRFALVGCGRIARNHFGSLQQHADRAELVAVCDKLPERAEAAAAQTGAQAFTSLDTLLAESNADIVVLTTPSGLHSQQAIRVARAGRHVLSEKPMATKWDEGMAMVRECRDAGVKLFVVKQNRLNATMQLLKKAIDDKRFGRIHMVTVNVFWTRPQSYYDEAPWRGRWDMDGGAFMNQASHYVDMVDWLVGPVDNVHAYTATQGRDIEAEDSGVMSLRLRAGGLASINVTMLTYPKNLEGSITVLGERGTVRIGGVAVNDIQHWEFDTPTAEDAQIKAASYATTSVYGFGHPLYYANVIDTLRGEAHAEVDGYSGLRSLEVLIAGYRSARDGVRVGLPLVF, encoded by the coding sequence ATGACTGTTGCCCACCCGATCACCGACCGCAAGATCCGCTTCGCCCTGGTGGGCTGCGGACGCATCGCCAGGAACCACTTCGGCTCGCTGCAGCAGCACGCCGACCGCGCCGAACTCGTCGCCGTCTGCGACAAGCTGCCCGAGCGTGCCGAGGCCGCTGCCGCACAGACGGGGGCGCAGGCGTTCACCTCGCTGGACACGCTGCTGGCCGAGAGCAACGCCGACATCGTGGTCCTCACCACCCCGAGCGGCCTGCACTCGCAGCAGGCCATCCGCGTCGCCCGCGCCGGTCGCCACGTGCTCAGCGAGAAGCCGATGGCCACCAAGTGGGACGAGGGCATGGCGATGGTGCGCGAGTGCCGCGACGCGGGCGTGAAGCTGTTCGTCGTCAAGCAGAACCGGCTGAACGCGACGATGCAGTTGCTGAAGAAGGCGATCGACGACAAGCGCTTCGGCCGCATCCACATGGTCACGGTCAACGTGTTCTGGACCCGCCCGCAGAGCTATTACGACGAGGCGCCGTGGCGCGGCCGCTGGGACATGGACGGCGGCGCGTTCATGAACCAGGCGAGCCACTACGTGGACATGGTGGACTGGCTGGTCGGGCCGGTGGACAACGTGCACGCCTACACCGCGACGCAGGGCCGCGACATCGAGGCCGAGGACTCGGGCGTGATGAGCCTGCGCCTGCGCGCGGGTGGGCTGGCGAGCATCAACGTGACGATGCTGACGTACCCGAAGAACCTCGAAGGCTCGATCACGGTGCTCGGCGAGCGCGGCACGGTGCGCATCGGCGGCGTGGCGGTGAACGACATCCAGCACTGGGAGTTCGACACGCCGACCGCGGAAGACGCGCAGATCAAGGCCGCCAGCTACGCGACCACCTCGGTCTACGGCTTCGGCCACCCGCTCTACTACGCCAACGTGATCGACACGCTGCGCGGCGAGGCGCACGCGGAGGTCGATGGCTACAGCGGGCTGCGGTCGCTGGAGGTGCTGATCGCGGGGTACCGGAGTGCGCGGGATGGGGTGCGGGTGGGGTTGCCGCTGGTGTTCTGA
- a CDS encoding acyltransferase yields MTSPAWHHDTAIIDTGAQLGAGTKVWHFSHICAGARIGEGCSLGQNVFVGNDVVIGSGVKIQNNVSVYDAVTLEDDVFCGPSAVFTNVYNPRAAVSRKSEYLRTVVKRGATLGANCTIVCGTTVGQYAFVGAGSVVNRDVPDYALMVGVPARRIGWMSRNGERLGLAVRGEGEATCPATGERYRLSGDVVTRLETP; encoded by the coding sequence ATGACCTCCCCCGCCTGGCACCACGACACCGCGATCATCGACACCGGCGCCCAGCTCGGCGCCGGCACCAAGGTCTGGCACTTCAGCCACATCTGCGCGGGCGCGCGCATCGGCGAGGGCTGCTCGCTCGGCCAGAACGTCTTCGTCGGCAACGACGTGGTGATCGGCTCTGGCGTGAAGATCCAGAACAACGTGTCGGTCTACGACGCGGTGACGCTGGAGGACGATGTGTTCTGCGGGCCGAGCGCGGTGTTCACCAACGTCTACAACCCGCGGGCGGCGGTCTCGCGCAAGAGCGAGTACCTGCGCACCGTGGTGAAACGCGGCGCGACGCTGGGTGCGAACTGCACCATCGTCTGCGGCACGACGGTCGGGCAATACGCCTTCGTCGGCGCGGGCAGCGTCGTCAACCGCGACGTGCCGGACTACGCGCTGATGGTGGGCGTGCCAGCGCGGCGGATCGGGTGGATGAGCCGGAATGGCGAGCGGCTCGGGCTGGCGGTGCGCGGCGAGGGTGAGGCGACGTGTCCGGCGACGGGGGAGCGGTATCGGCTCAGCGGCGATGTCGTGACCCGCTTGGAAACCCCGTGA
- a CDS encoding AAA family ATPase — MSGDGGAVSAQRRCRDPLGNPVNSAMQAQPRLQVERMGPIQQADVTFGDLTIIVGPQATGKSIFLQTLKLLIDRDQIHETFRHHSMQFSGRAEAFLDGYFGRGMAGAWQIEQSRLVWNSKRIQLPDYATPTKSPKGSKILHERLFYIPAQRVMSLPGGVSQNFGQFNYGDPYTLRVFSDAVHGLIQNEFGAKGELFPAPNRLNATLREPINAHLFGGNKLVIDDSDFTKRLALAIPGQSKPLGFLSWSAGQREFAPMLMGLYWLCAVRHPQRMSGKAQEEVIEWVVIEEPEMGLHPQGIAAVLLMVLELLRRGYRVVISTHSPVVLEMVWALQEFKKLGADESDVRKLFDLKATAPAKELGRTALEKDYRVYYFDRQHAVRDISNLSPGAEAVAESEWGGITGFSSRVNDAIASAVNRAAGVTG, encoded by the coding sequence GTGTCCGGCGACGGGGGAGCGGTATCGGCTCAGCGGCGATGTCGTGACCCGCTTGGAAACCCCGTGAACAGCGCCATGCAGGCGCAGCCGCGCCTCCAAGTGGAGCGGATGGGGCCGATCCAGCAGGCAGACGTGACCTTCGGGGACCTGACCATCATCGTCGGCCCGCAGGCCACCGGAAAAAGCATCTTCCTGCAGACGCTCAAGCTGCTGATCGACCGCGACCAGATCCACGAGACCTTCCGTCACCACAGCATGCAGTTCAGCGGGCGCGCCGAGGCGTTCCTGGACGGTTATTTCGGCCGCGGCATGGCAGGGGCCTGGCAGATCGAACAGTCGCGCCTCGTCTGGAACAGCAAGCGCATCCAGTTGCCCGACTACGCCACCCCCACCAAGTCCCCCAAAGGCAGCAAGATCCTGCACGAACGGTTGTTCTACATCCCGGCCCAGCGTGTCATGAGCCTGCCGGGCGGGGTCTCGCAGAACTTCGGCCAGTTCAACTATGGCGACCCCTACACGCTGCGCGTCTTCAGCGACGCGGTGCATGGCCTGATCCAGAACGAGTTCGGAGCGAAGGGGGAGCTGTTCCCTGCTCCCAATCGTCTCAACGCCACCTTGAGGGAGCCGATCAATGCCCATCTGTTCGGGGGCAACAAGCTGGTGATCGACGACTCGGACTTCACCAAGCGGCTGGCGCTGGCGATACCAGGGCAGTCGAAGCCGCTGGGATTCCTGTCGTGGTCAGCAGGACAGCGTGAATTTGCGCCGATGCTGATGGGGCTTTACTGGCTGTGCGCCGTACGACACCCGCAGCGCATGTCCGGCAAGGCGCAAGAAGAAGTCATTGAATGGGTGGTCATCGAGGAGCCCGAGATGGGCCTCCATCCGCAGGGCATCGCCGCCGTGCTGCTGATGGTGCTGGAGTTGCTGCGGCGCGGCTACCGGGTCGTGATTTCGACGCATTCACCGGTAGTGCTGGAGATGGTCTGGGCCCTGCAGGAGTTCAAGAAACTCGGCGCAGACGAATCGGATGTCCGCAAGCTGTTCGACCTGAAGGCCACCGCCCCGGCCAAGGAACTGGGCCGGACGGCGCTGGAGAAGGACTACCGGGTCTATTACTTTGATCGACAGCACGCCGTGCGCGACATCTCGAACCTCAGCCCGGGTGCCGAAGCCGTCGCCGAATCCGAATGGGGTGGCATCACCGGATTCTCGTCAAGGGTCAACGATGCGATCGCATCCGCAGTGAACCGGGCCGCCGGGGTCACGGGCTGA
- a CDS encoding DUF4148 domain-containing protein, with protein MNKLTLSALLVASTLSFNALADDAVPTFKHEAVGASKTRTEVMAELAQARKEGKSYIWGASNLPNPPASATPRTRAEVMAELREAKATGEYALLHSDEPSLVVVKRLPKDEPALAGQVKAQNAH; from the coding sequence ATGAACAAGCTCACCCTCTCCGCCCTGCTCGTCGCCTCGACCCTGTCCTTCAACGCCCTGGCCGACGACGCGGTCCCCACCTTCAAGCATGAAGCCGTCGGCGCCTCCAAGACCCGCACCGAAGTGATGGCCGAACTGGCCCAGGCCCGCAAGGAAGGCAAGAGCTACATCTGGGGCGCCAGCAACCTGCCCAACCCGCCCGCCAGCGCCACCCCGCGCACCCGCGCCGAAGTGATGGCCGAGTTGCGCGAAGCCAAGGCCACCGGCGAATACGCGCTGCTGCACAGCGACGAGCCGTCGCTGGTGGTCGTCAAGCGCCTGCCGAAGGACGAGCCGGCGCTGGCCGGTCAGGTGAAGGCGCAGAACGCCCACTGA
- the lysS gene encoding lysine--tRNA ligase — protein MSHAPTPAVPVDDNQQIAERREKLAAIRTQGIAFPNDFKPRDHAADLHRVADGLDNEALEAAPIPACIGGRMMLKRVMGKACFATLQDGSAKGTDRIQLYITLDNVGAEKLAAFKHWDLGDILGAEGTLFRTKAGELSIKVTNLRLLTKALRPLPDKHHGMSDQEQKYRQRYVDLITDEAARTRFRARSNAVSSIRQFMIEHDFLEVETPMLHPIPGGANARPFTTHHNALDQEMFLRIAPELYLKRLVVGGFERVFEINRNFRNEGISVRHNPEFTMMEFYAAYWNHHDLMDFTEQVLRHAAVSATGSARLSYAGKPVHLDEPFARLSVRDSLVVHAGLTEAEADDAHAVHAKLKSLGEEPPKHWKLAQLQFGLFEAAVEDKLWQPTFIIDYPVEVSPLARASDTNPAITERFELFITGREFGNGFSELNDAEDQAARFHSQVANKEAGDDEAMFFDADFIRALEYGMPPTGGCGIGIDRLMMLITDSPSIRDVILFPALRREG, from the coding sequence ATGAGCCACGCCCCCACCCCCGCCGTTCCTGTCGATGACAACCAGCAGATCGCCGAACGCCGCGAAAAACTCGCCGCGATCCGCACCCAGGGCATCGCCTTCCCGAACGACTTCAAGCCGCGCGACCACGCCGCCGACCTGCACCGCGTCGCCGATGGCCTGGACAACGAGGCCCTCGAAGCCGCACCGATCCCCGCCTGCATCGGCGGCCGGATGATGCTCAAGCGCGTGATGGGCAAGGCCTGTTTCGCGACGCTGCAGGACGGCTCCGCCAAGGGCACGGACCGCATCCAGCTCTACATCACGCTCGACAACGTCGGTGCCGAGAAGCTGGCCGCGTTCAAGCACTGGGACCTGGGCGACATCCTCGGCGCCGAGGGCACGCTGTTCCGCACCAAGGCGGGCGAGCTGTCGATCAAGGTGACCAACCTGCGCCTGCTCACCAAGGCGCTGCGCCCGCTGCCGGACAAGCACCACGGCATGTCCGACCAGGAGCAGAAGTACCGCCAGCGCTACGTCGACCTGATCACCGACGAGGCCGCGCGCACCCGCTTCCGCGCCCGCAGCAACGCGGTGTCCAGCATCCGCCAGTTCATGATCGAACACGACTTCCTCGAAGTCGAGACGCCGATGCTGCACCCCATCCCCGGCGGCGCCAACGCCCGGCCCTTCACGACGCACCACAACGCGCTCGACCAGGAGATGTTCCTGCGCATCGCGCCGGAGCTGTACCTGAAGCGGCTGGTGGTGGGTGGCTTCGAGCGCGTGTTCGAGATCAACCGCAACTTCCGCAACGAAGGCATCTCGGTTCGGCACAACCCCGAATTCACGATGATGGAGTTTTACGCGGCCTACTGGAACCACCACGACCTGATGGACTTCACCGAGCAGGTGCTGCGCCACGCGGCGGTGTCGGCGACGGGTTCTGCGCGCCTGAGCTACGCCGGCAAGCCGGTGCATCTGGACGAGCCGTTTGCGCGCCTGTCGGTGCGCGACTCGCTGGTCGTGCACGCCGGCCTGACCGAAGCCGAGGCCGACGACGCGCACGCCGTCCACGCGAAGCTGAAGTCGCTGGGCGAGGAGCCGCCGAAGCACTGGAAGCTGGCGCAGCTGCAGTTCGGCCTGTTCGAGGCGGCGGTGGAAGACAAGCTCTGGCAGCCGACCTTCATCATCGACTACCCGGTGGAAGTGTCGCCGCTGGCCCGCGCCTCGGACACCAACCCGGCGATCACCGAGCGCTTCGAGCTGTTCATCACCGGCCGCGAGTTCGGCAACGGTTTCAGCGAGCTGAACGACGCCGAGGACCAGGCCGCGCGCTTCCACTCGCAGGTCGCCAACAAGGAAGCCGGCGACGACGAGGCGATGTTCTTCGACGCCGACTTCATCCGCGCGCTGGAGTACGGCATGCCCCCGACAGGCGGCTGCGGCATCGGCATCGACCGGCTGATGATGCTGATCACCGATTCGCCGAGCATCCGCGACGTGATCCTGTTCCCGGCGCTGCGCCGCGAGGGCTGA
- a CDS encoding DUF3108 domain-containing protein, which yields MRGARLRSPAGWRLAVLVLLVVLLHGLALDGLRQALAPAEPAAPAITRIDATYTRVVAQSAAPTGPPVAPVAKRSKRRPAAAPPAATPASDAAADTSVEITVSEPVPAASEPAWDPNAAPGSVAGPPPVAAAPAASVPQMADAASAAAAVVPEGAASGPAFSWPVSTRLTYTLEGWYQGEVHGDAQVEWLRDGDRYQVHLDVSIGPRLAPLVARRMSSEGRITPDGLRPQRYEQATRQIIGRNRLVQLAFPDERSVRLQDGRLSATRADVQDTASQFIQMVFLFSTRPALREKGGRVEFDLALPHRVRRWAYEVGDTLPTATPLGELETFHVRPVPARDSVAETPGEVARSGGSILSAQVWYAPTLQMLPVRIRIEQDAETWIDLRLSEPPRQAAVP from the coding sequence ATGCGCGGCGCGCGGCTTCGGTCCCCGGCCGGGTGGCGGCTGGCGGTGCTGGTGCTGCTGGTCGTGCTGCTGCACGGGCTGGCACTCGACGGACTCCGCCAGGCGCTGGCACCAGCCGAGCCCGCCGCGCCCGCGATCACCCGCATCGACGCCACCTACACCCGCGTGGTCGCGCAGTCCGCCGCGCCGACCGGCCCACCCGTGGCGCCTGTGGCGAAACGGTCGAAGCGGCGTCCTGCCGCCGCCCCGCCCGCCGCCACACCCGCCAGCGATGCCGCTGCGGATACCTCTGTCGAGATCACCGTGTCGGAGCCGGTCCCCGCCGCGTCGGAGCCTGCGTGGGACCCGAATGCCGCGCCTGGTTCGGTGGCCGGTCCGCCTCCGGTGGCGGCAGCACCTGCGGCGTCCGTGCCGCAGATGGCGGACGCGGCGTCCGCGGCAGCGGCAGTGGTTCCCGAGGGGGCCGCGTCCGGCCCGGCCTTTTCCTGGCCGGTGTCGACCCGGCTGACCTACACGCTGGAGGGCTGGTACCAGGGCGAGGTCCACGGCGACGCGCAGGTCGAGTGGCTGCGCGACGGCGACCGCTACCAGGTCCACCTCGACGTCAGCATCGGCCCGCGCCTGGCCCCGCTGGTGGCACGCCGCATGAGCAGCGAAGGCCGCATCACCCCGGACGGCCTGCGCCCGCAGCGCTACGAGCAGGCCACGCGCCAGATCATCGGCCGCAACCGGCTGGTGCAGCTGGCGTTTCCGGACGAGCGCAGCGTGCGCCTGCAGGACGGCCGGCTCTCCGCGACCCGCGCCGACGTGCAGGACACCGCCAGCCAGTTCATCCAGATGGTCTTTCTCTTCTCGACCCGGCCGGCGCTGCGCGAGAAGGGCGGGCGCGTCGAGTTCGACCTGGCGCTGCCGCACCGGGTGCGCCGCTGGGCCTACGAGGTCGGCGACACGCTGCCCACGGCGACACCGCTGGGGGAACTGGAGACTTTCCACGTCCGCCCGGTCCCCGCACGCGACAGCGTGGCCGAGACCCCGGGCGAGGTGGCCCGCTCCGGCGGCAGCATCCTCAGCGCGCAGGTCTGGTACGCGCCGACGCTGCAGATGCTGCCGGTGCGCATCCGCATCGAGCAGGACGCCGAGACCTGGATCGATCTGCGCCTGTCGGAGCCGCCGCGGCAGGCCGCAGTCCCCTGA
- a CDS encoding DUF3429 domain-containing protein, whose amino-acid sequence MPDRLAVRLGHAGLVPFVLGALLAMLVRADVLPYVVLSLSVYAGMIVSFLGGIHWGILMMARDATPRRLVWAVTPSLFGWVSVVMPPHAGLVIQALLLIVCYLVDRRVYPAYGLSKWLTLRFRLTLVASMSCFLAAAAASN is encoded by the coding sequence GTGCCCGACCGGCTGGCGGTGCGGCTGGGGCATGCGGGGCTGGTGCCGTTCGTGCTCGGGGCCCTGCTGGCCATGCTGGTGCGGGCCGACGTGCTGCCCTATGTGGTGCTCTCGCTGTCGGTCTACGCGGGGATGATCGTGTCCTTCCTCGGCGGCATCCACTGGGGCATCCTGATGATGGCCCGTGATGCCACGCCGCGCCGGCTGGTCTGGGCGGTGACGCCGTCGCTGTTCGGCTGGGTGTCGGTGGTCATGCCGCCGCACGCCGGACTGGTGATCCAGGCGCTGCTGCTGATCGTGTGCTACCTGGTCGACCGGCGCGTCTATCCGGCCTACGGGCTGTCGAAGTGGCTGACCCTGCGCTTCAGGCTGACACTGGTCGCGTCGATGAGCTGTTTTCTCGCGGCCGCTGCCGCCAGCAACTAG